Proteins found in one Clostridium kluyveri DSM 555 genomic segment:
- the cas2 gene encoding CRISPR-associated endonuclease Cas2, with the protein MGKNFNFNYAFVFYDVNEKRVNKVFKICKKYFHHHQNSVFRGAITPSKLIKLKSELNKIVQDKDFVTIIKLINDSCFDEETLGINEKNTENLIL; encoded by the coding sequence GTGGGGAAAAATTTTAACTTCAATTATGCATTTGTATTTTATGATGTGAATGAGAAAAGGGTTAATAAAGTTTTTAAAATATGTAAAAAATATTTCCATCACCATCAAAATTCTGTTTTTAGAGGGGCCATAACTCCTTCAAAACTTATAAAATTGAAAAGTGAATTAAACAAGATTGTGCAGGATAAAGACTTCGTTACAATTATAAAGCTTATAAATGACAGTTGTTTTGATGAGGAAACTTTGGGTATAAATGAAAAGAATACGGAAAATTTAATACTTTAA
- the cas1b gene encoding type I-B CRISPR-associated endonuclease Cas1b, with amino-acid sequence MARGVKYLMSMGELKRKDNSIVFHNDKGNSYLPVEAVRELYCMNEITVNSKFLDFAAKAGIVIHFFNYYGYYSGTFYPKKNLVSGRVIIKQVEAFSNNRDNIAKSFVQGIADNIYEVLYHYYRHDKKEVRSTLDWIKVKLPEYMKYDDLGIKHILRIEGEIWRRFYENFKYILPEDFVLDKRVKRPPDNPINALISFGNSILYSKTVSEIYNTHLNQTISYLHEPSEGRFSLSLDLSEVFKPIIVYRTIFELVNTKQIQVNKHFDKKYNYCLLNEKGKMIFVQAIEERFESVFNHKKLKRKISYKTAIRLDGYKLKKHVVEGEDFIPFNLKNMM; translated from the coding sequence ATGGCCAGAGGTGTTAAATATTTGATGAGTATGGGAGAGCTTAAAAGGAAAGATAACTCTATTGTATTTCATAATGATAAGGGGAACTCCTATCTTCCGGTAGAAGCTGTAAGGGAACTATACTGTATGAATGAAATTACTGTAAATAGTAAATTTCTTGATTTTGCTGCAAAAGCGGGAATAGTAATTCATTTCTTTAATTATTATGGATATTATAGTGGAACTTTCTATCCAAAGAAAAATCTTGTAAGTGGAAGAGTAATCATAAAACAGGTGGAAGCTTTTTCAAATAACAGAGATAATATAGCTAAATCATTTGTTCAGGGTATAGCGGATAATATATATGAGGTGCTGTATCATTATTACAGGCATGATAAAAAGGAAGTGCGTTCCACCCTTGATTGGATAAAAGTAAAATTGCCTGAATATATGAAGTATGACGATTTAGGTATAAAACATATATTGAGAATTGAAGGTGAGATATGGCGAAGATTTTATGAAAATTTCAAATATATTTTACCAGAGGACTTTGTACTTGATAAAAGGGTAAAAAGACCCCCTGATAACCCTATAAATGCACTTATATCCTTTGGAAATTCTATTTTATATTCTAAAACTGTATCTGAAATTTATAATACCCATCTAAATCAGACTATAAGCTATTTACACGAACCTTCTGAAGGCAGATTTTCTTTAAGTCTTGATTTATCTGAGGTCTTTAAGCCAATTATAGTCTACAGGACAATTTTCGAATTGGTAAACACAAAGCAAATTCAGGTAAATAAACACTTTGATAAAAAATATAATTATTGTCTCTTAAATGAAAAAGGGAAAATGATATTTGTACAAGCTATTGAGGAGAGATTTGAAAGTGTTTTTAATCACAAGAAGCTTAAAAGAAAAATAAGTTACAAGACAGCTATAAGATTAGATGGATATAAGCTTAAAAAACATGTAGTGGAAGGAGAAGATTTTATTCCTTTTAATTTAAAGAACATGATGTAG
- the cas4 gene encoding CRISPR-associated protein Cas4: MKINGTLINYYFHCKRQCWLHGNRMNMEDNSEDVHIGKAIHELKLEGKKDTEISIDNVKIDKITKDYLVEIKKSDADVEATKWQVIFYLYILKNKGIERQGKIEFQEKNKQKNKIIYVELTEENELELRQLIGDIEKLLEKEVPPKIEKVKGCRKCAYYEYCYI; this comes from the coding sequence ATGAAAATAAATGGTACACTTATAAATTATTATTTTCACTGCAAAAGACAGTGTTGGCTTCATGGCAATAGAATGAATATGGAGGATAATAGTGAGGATGTTCATATAGGAAAAGCCATTCATGAATTAAAATTAGAAGGGAAAAAGGATACGGAAATATCCATAGATAATGTAAAAATAGATAAAATTACAAAAGATTATCTGGTAGAAATAAAAAAATCTGATGCAGATGTAGAAGCTACTAAGTGGCAGGTGATTTTTTATCTCTACATATTAAAGAATAAGGGCATAGAAAGACAGGGCAAAATTGAATTCCAGGAAAAAAACAAGCAGAAAAATAAAATAATTTATGTGGAGCTTACAGAAGAAAATGAATTGGAATTGAGACAGCTTATTGGTGACATAGAAAAATTATTAGAAAAAGAAGTTCCTCCTAAAATTGAAAAAGTAAAAGGATGTAGAAAATGTGCCTATTATGAATATTGTTATATCTAA